One window of the Herbiconiux sp. L3-i23 genome contains the following:
- a CDS encoding acyl-CoA dehydrogenase family protein, which translates to MTDYTPLVSDFYGYGEALADREKAVLADLRDYLERDVRPIVDDYWERAEFPTQIVKPLADLKLFAMPWEETRPFENSAMFRGWVALELARVDASVATFVGVQNGLAMGSISVGGDETQRKEWLPKLASADLIGAFGLTEPLSGSDSAQGLRTVARKEGDEWVINGSKRWIGNATWSDITVVWAKDAADGQVKGFIVPTSTPGYTATKIERKQSLRIVQNADITLEDVRVPESHRLQNANSFRDTAKVLRLTRAEVAWAAVGNAIGAYEAALKYTGERVQFGKPIASHQLVQNMLVKALGNITASLGMVIRVSQLLDEGKQTDEHAALAKAYATSAMRESVGLCREALGGNGIVLDHGVARHMADAEAIYSYEGTREMNTLIVGRRITGKPAFV; encoded by the coding sequence ATGACCGACTACACGCCACTCGTCAGCGACTTCTACGGTTACGGCGAGGCGCTCGCCGACCGTGAGAAGGCCGTCCTCGCAGATCTGCGCGACTACCTCGAGCGCGACGTGCGTCCGATCGTCGACGACTACTGGGAGCGGGCCGAGTTCCCCACGCAGATCGTGAAGCCGCTCGCCGACCTGAAGCTGTTCGCCATGCCGTGGGAGGAGACGCGCCCGTTCGAGAACTCGGCGATGTTCCGCGGCTGGGTCGCCCTCGAGCTGGCCCGCGTCGACGCGTCGGTCGCGACGTTCGTGGGAGTCCAGAACGGGCTCGCGATGGGGTCGATCAGCGTGGGCGGCGACGAGACGCAGCGCAAGGAGTGGCTACCGAAGCTCGCGTCGGCCGACCTGATCGGGGCGTTCGGTCTCACGGAGCCGCTGTCGGGATCCGACTCCGCGCAGGGCCTGCGCACCGTCGCCCGCAAGGAAGGCGACGAGTGGGTCATCAACGGCTCGAAGCGCTGGATCGGCAACGCGACCTGGAGCGACATCACTGTCGTCTGGGCGAAGGATGCCGCCGACGGTCAGGTGAAGGGCTTCATCGTGCCCACCTCGACACCCGGCTACACGGCGACGAAGATCGAGCGCAAGCAGAGCCTGCGCATCGTGCAGAACGCCGACATCACCCTCGAGGATGTGCGGGTGCCCGAGAGCCACCGCCTGCAGAACGCGAACAGCTTCCGCGACACCGCGAAGGTGCTGCGCCTCACCCGCGCCGAGGTGGCGTGGGCGGCGGTCGGCAACGCGATCGGCGCCTACGAGGCCGCCCTCAAGTACACCGGCGAGCGGGTGCAGTTCGGCAAGCCGATCGCCTCGCACCAGCTGGTGCAGAACATGCTGGTGAAAGCGCTCGGCAACATCACCGCGTCGCTCGGCATGGTCATCCGGGTGTCGCAGCTGCTCGACGAGGGCAAGCAGACCGACGAGCACGCCGCCCTCGCGAAGGCGTATGCGACCTCCGCGATGCGCGAAAGCGTCGGACTCTGCCGCGAGGCGCTCGGCGGCAACGGCATCGTGCTCGACCACGGCGTCGCCCGCCACATGGCCGACGCCGAGGCGATCTACTCGTACGAGGGCACCCGCGAGATGAACACCCTCATCGTGGGCCGCCGCATCACGGGCAAGCCCGCGTTCGTCTGA
- a CDS encoding DUF1778 domain-containing protein → MTRPKRSERLELRVTPTQKEEIEQAAAIEGRSVTDFSVSALVREAEEVIRVERELHMTEESWAAFNAILDGPPRSVSGLADLLRRPSAFVD, encoded by the coding sequence ATGACTAGGCCGAAAAGATCCGAGCGTCTAGAGCTGCGGGTCACACCCACCCAGAAGGAAGAGATCGAGCAGGCCGCCGCCATCGAAGGTCGTTCAGTGACCGACTTCTCGGTATCGGCTCTTGTACGCGAGGCGGAAGAGGTCATCCGAGTTGAGCGCGAGCTCCACATGACGGAGGAGTCCTGGGCCGCCTTCAATGCGATTCTGGACGGACCGCCTCGGTCAGTGTCGGGACTCGCGGATCTCCTACGGCGCCCCTCAGCCTTCGTCGATTGA